A window of the Scandinavium goeteborgense genome harbors these coding sequences:
- a CDS encoding NlpC/P60 family protein — protein sequence MRLLFILVAALILAGCSSHRAPPPNPRLSDSITVIANLNDQLANWRGTPYRYGGSTRGGVDCSAFVMMTFRDQFDLQLPRDTKQQSKIGTEIDKGDLLPGDLVFFNTGSGGNGLHVGIYDTDNQFIHASTSQGVTRSSLDNVYWRKHFWQARRI from the coding sequence ATGCGTCTCTTATTTATTTTAGTGGCAGCGTTAATTTTAGCCGGGTGCAGCAGCCATCGTGCGCCGCCGCCTAACCCACGGCTTTCGGACTCCATCACCGTCATTGCCAATCTCAACGATCAGCTGGCAAATTGGCGCGGCACGCCTTATCGCTACGGGGGAAGTACTCGTGGTGGCGTGGATTGTTCCGCGTTCGTAATGATGACCTTCCGCGATCAGTTTGATTTGCAACTGCCGCGCGATACTAAACAGCAGTCGAAAATCGGCACCGAAATTGATAAAGGCGATTTATTGCCGGGCGACCTGGTATTCTTCAACACCGGTTCGGGCGGAAATGGTCTGCATGTCGGCATCTACGACACAGATAATCAATTTATTCATGCCTCAACCAGCCAGGGCGTCACGCGATCCTCGCTGGATAATGTCTACTGGCGAAAGCACTTCTGGCAAGCCAGGCGTATTTAG
- the btuD gene encoding vitamin B12 ABC transporter ATP-binding protein BtuD — protein sequence MQLQGVAEPGRLHPVSAEVRQGEIVHLVGPNGAGKSTLLARMAGLSQGAGQVKLNGRAVTDWPAPELARHRAYLTQHQTPPFAMPVWHYLTLHQPDKTQLALQQEIAEKLGLADKLARPVNQLSGGEWQRVRLAAVVLQIHPKGNPDGQLLLLDEPMNSLDVAQQSGLDKLLTELRLAGVTVVMSSHDLNHTLRFASQTWLLCRGQMLASGDTPHVLTIENLTAAYDMPFKKLNADGVQILISAL from the coding sequence ATGCAGTTGCAGGGCGTGGCAGAACCGGGACGATTGCACCCGGTCAGCGCTGAGGTCCGTCAGGGCGAGATAGTGCATCTTGTCGGCCCCAACGGCGCAGGGAAAAGCACGCTGCTCGCCAGAATGGCGGGCTTAAGCCAGGGCGCAGGGCAGGTTAAGCTGAACGGAAGAGCGGTGACCGACTGGCCTGCACCGGAACTGGCACGACATCGGGCGTATCTGACGCAACATCAGACGCCGCCCTTTGCGATGCCGGTGTGGCATTACCTGACGCTGCATCAGCCCGACAAAACGCAGCTTGCATTACAGCAAGAAATCGCCGAAAAGTTGGGTCTGGCGGATAAGCTTGCCCGCCCGGTCAATCAGCTTTCCGGCGGTGAATGGCAGCGCGTTCGCCTCGCGGCGGTAGTGCTGCAAATTCACCCGAAGGGAAACCCGGACGGTCAGCTGTTGTTGCTTGATGAGCCGATGAACAGCCTAGATGTGGCCCAGCAGAGCGGGCTGGACAAGCTGTTGACGGAGCTCAGGCTTGCCGGCGTGACGGTGGTCATGAGCAGCCATGATTTGAACCACACGTTACGCTTTGCCAGCCAGACGTGGCTGTTATGTCGGGGCCAAATGCTGGCCAGCGGTGACACGCCGCACGTTTTGACGATCGAAAATCTGACGGCTGCGTATGATATGCCGTTCAAAAAGCTCAATGCTGATGGCGTACAGATTTTAATTTCTGCGCTGTAA
- a CDS encoding heme/hemin ABC transporter substrate-binding protein: MRAVVALMAALPLLAGAAAQKVVTLGGDVTEIVYALGAQSALIARDSTSMWPPEALKLPDVGYLRQLNAEGILATRPTTVLASVQAQPSLALKQVEQNGVTVVTVPGSNDVSVIDDKIRIVASAMHKEAEGDQLRQQMKQALDALPKTPLNKRVLFILNHGGMSAMAAGQQTGADSAIRAAGLQNAMQGFNRYQPLSQEGVIASQPDLVVISTDGVKGMGGESGLWTLPGLAQTPAGRNKQVLLVDDMALLGFSIRTPEAIQQLRHKAEQLP, translated from the coding sequence ATGAGAGCCGTCGTCGCGTTGATGGCCGCCCTGCCTCTGTTGGCAGGTGCGGCAGCTCAAAAAGTGGTGACGCTAGGCGGCGACGTGACGGAGATTGTCTATGCCCTGGGGGCGCAGAGCGCCCTCATTGCACGAGACAGCACCAGCATGTGGCCGCCTGAAGCATTGAAATTGCCTGACGTGGGCTATCTGCGTCAGCTGAACGCTGAAGGCATTCTCGCCACGCGCCCGACGACCGTTCTCGCCAGCGTACAGGCCCAGCCGTCGCTGGCGCTGAAACAGGTCGAACAAAACGGTGTGACGGTGGTAACGGTTCCGGGCAGCAACGACGTTTCCGTGATCGACGACAAAATTCGCATCGTCGCCTCAGCAATGCACAAAGAGGCCGAAGGCGATCAGCTCCGTCAGCAGATGAAACAGGCGCTGGATGCGTTGCCTAAAACGCCACTCAATAAGCGCGTGCTGTTTATTCTCAACCACGGCGGCATGAGCGCCATGGCCGCCGGGCAGCAAACCGGCGCTGATTCAGCTATTCGTGCGGCGGGTCTGCAAAATGCGATGCAGGGCTTTAACCGTTATCAGCCGCTTTCTCAGGAAGGGGTCATCGCCAGCCAGCCGGATCTGGTGGTTATCTCTACCGACGGCGTAAAAGGCATGGGCGGCGAAAGTGGATTGTGGACATTGCCAGGTCTGGCGCAAACCCCAGCCGGGCGGAATAAACAGGTACTGCTGGTCGATGACATGGCGCTGTTGGGATTCAGCATTCGTACTCCGGAAGCGATTCAACAGCTGCGGCATAAAGCGGAGCAGCTTCCCTGA
- a CDS encoding heme ABC transporter ATP-binding protein, with product MANRLQAVKMCYSPVLRDINLTLAPGELVALIGPNGAGKSTLLRALTGYLPPDNGHCLLNDKPLSAWTPQALSRQRAVMRQQSQLGFDWPVEDVITMGRAPWEQGNSRKVVEQVMALTGCAPLSGRKYNALSGGEQQRVQLARALAQLWVADAPQGWLFLDEPTSALDLYHQQHLLRLLKTLTQAGNLHVCAVLHDLNLAALWADRLILLHEGEIVAQGSAQQVLQADTLSRWYGAEVHIGQHPGSQTPQVFLAP from the coding sequence ATGGCTAATCGCTTACAGGCCGTTAAAATGTGTTATTCGCCGGTGTTACGTGACATTAATCTGACGCTAGCGCCTGGCGAACTGGTGGCGCTGATTGGCCCCAACGGCGCGGGAAAATCGACGCTGCTGCGCGCGCTGACCGGCTATTTGCCACCGGATAACGGGCACTGTCTGCTGAACGATAAACCGTTATCCGCATGGACGCCGCAGGCGCTGTCTCGTCAACGGGCGGTGATGCGCCAGCAAAGCCAGCTCGGCTTCGACTGGCCGGTGGAAGATGTGATTACCATGGGGCGCGCGCCGTGGGAACAGGGCAATAGCCGTAAAGTCGTTGAACAGGTCATGGCTCTGACCGGATGTGCTCCGTTGTCGGGCCGGAAATACAATGCGCTTTCTGGCGGAGAGCAACAGCGGGTTCAGCTGGCGCGGGCGCTGGCACAGCTGTGGGTGGCTGATGCGCCGCAGGGTTGGTTGTTTCTCGATGAGCCAACGTCGGCGCTGGATTTATATCATCAGCAGCATTTGCTGCGATTGTTGAAAACCCTGACCCAGGCCGGGAATCTTCACGTTTGCGCGGTGCTGCACGATCTCAATCTGGCCGCGCTTTGGGCCGACAGACTGATCCTGCTTCATGAAGGAGAGATTGTGGCTCAGGGTAGCGCGCAACAGGTGTTACAGGCGGATACCCTGAGCCGCTGGTACGGTGCCGAAGTGCATATTGGTCAGCACCCCGGCAGCCAGACGCCACAGGTTTTTTTAGCCCCGTAG
- a CDS encoding FecCD family ABC transporter permease, with amino-acid sequence MTPRVARSLWSLLALLTLLTLCATTFGALKLPLDILWHGDSALRQIWFTIRLPRVLLALTIGGSLALAGCVMQGLFRNPLADPGLLGISSGAALAVAMWVVLPFSLPLMLMLYAPMLAAFLGSLAVTMVIFVLSQRNDNSLSRLLLVGIAINALCGAAVGVLSWLSNDAQLRQLSLWGMGSLGQAQWSTLLATASLMLPTVFIIWRLAKPLNLLQLGDEEAHYLGVNVLQIQRRLLLCSALLVAAAVAVSGVIGFIGLVVPHLLRMWLGADHRAVIPGSVLVGAILLLVADTVARTLVAPAEMPVGLLTSLLGAPWFLWMIFRRGGQHG; translated from the coding sequence ATGACGCCGCGGGTTGCCCGTTCTCTGTGGTCACTTCTGGCCCTGCTGACGCTGTTAACGCTATGCGCCACCACCTTTGGCGCGCTGAAGCTGCCGCTGGATATCCTCTGGCATGGCGACAGCGCGCTGCGCCAAATCTGGTTCACCATTCGTCTGCCGCGCGTGCTTTTGGCGCTGACCATCGGCGGCTCGCTGGCGCTGGCGGGCTGCGTGATGCAAGGGCTGTTTCGCAATCCGCTGGCGGACCCTGGCCTGTTGGGGATCAGCAGCGGTGCCGCGCTGGCGGTGGCGATGTGGGTGGTTTTACCCTTCTCGCTGCCACTGATGTTGATGCTGTACGCCCCGATGCTGGCGGCGTTTCTCGGCAGCCTGGCGGTGACGATGGTGATTTTTGTCCTCAGCCAGCGCAACGATAATTCCCTGTCGCGCCTGCTGTTGGTGGGGATCGCTATTAACGCGCTGTGCGGCGCGGCGGTGGGCGTGCTGTCGTGGCTCAGCAACGACGCGCAGCTGCGTCAACTTTCGCTGTGGGGCATGGGCAGTCTCGGCCAGGCGCAGTGGTCAACGTTGCTAGCGACGGCCTCACTGATGCTGCCGACGGTGTTCATTATTTGGCGGCTGGCAAAACCGTTGAATTTGCTACAGCTGGGCGATGAAGAGGCACATTACCTCGGCGTGAACGTGCTTCAGATTCAGCGGCGTTTATTGCTGTGCAGCGCCCTGTTGGTTGCGGCGGCGGTGGCCGTCAGCGGCGTGATTGGCTTTATCGGGCTGGTGGTGCCGCATTTGCTACGCATGTGGCTCGGGGCCGATCACCGGGCGGTCATTCCCGGTTCGGTGCTGGTCGGTGCCATTTTGCTATTGGTGGCCGACACCGTGGCCCGTACGTTGGTTGCGCCTGCGGAAATGCCGGTCGGTTTGCTGACCAGCCTGTTGGGTGCGCCGTGGTTTTTATGGATGATTTTCCGTCGCGGAGGCCAGCATGGCTAA
- the selO gene encoding protein adenylyltransferase SelO, whose product MTLSFTHHWRDELPGFYTELSPTPLANARLIWHNATLAQSLELPETLFSPEKGAGVWGGETLLPGMLPLAQVYSGHQFGVWAGQLGDGRGILLGEQQLADGRRYDWHLKGAGLTPYSRMGDGRAVLRSTLRESLASEAMFALGIPTTRALSVATSDTPVYRETVEQGAMLMRLAESHVRFGHFEHFYYRREPEKVRELADYVIRHHWPQLESEAEKYTLWFRDVVSRTARLIARWQTVGFCHGVMNTDNMSILGLTMDYGPYGFLDDYQPGFICNHSDHQGRYSFDNQPAVGLWNLQRLAQSFSPFIKVDVLNDALDGYQEALLVEYGQRMRGKLGLFTEQKGDNELLNGLFSLMEREGSDYTRTFRMLSITEQQSASSPLRDEFIDRAAFDAWFSDYRARLQQDEVDDATRQHSMKQVNPAVVLRNWLAQRAIEQAERGEYAEFERLHEALRDPFADRTDDYASRPPEWGKRLEVSCSS is encoded by the coding sequence ATGACCCTGTCTTTTACCCATCACTGGCGCGATGAACTGCCAGGTTTTTATACCGAACTGTCACCGACGCCGCTGGCCAACGCACGCCTGATTTGGCACAACGCGACGTTGGCGCAAAGCCTCGAGCTGCCTGAAACGCTGTTCAGCCCTGAAAAAGGCGCGGGCGTCTGGGGCGGCGAAACGCTGCTGCCCGGTATGCTGCCGCTGGCGCAGGTCTACAGCGGCCATCAATTTGGCGTCTGGGCCGGTCAGCTTGGCGACGGGCGCGGCATTTTGCTCGGCGAACAGCAACTGGCCGACGGGCGTCGTTACGACTGGCACCTGAAAGGCGCAGGACTGACGCCGTATTCCCGAATGGGCGACGGGCGCGCGGTGTTACGCTCCACGCTGCGTGAAAGTCTGGCGTCTGAGGCGATGTTCGCGCTCGGGATTCCGACCACGCGTGCGTTATCGGTGGCCACCAGCGACACGCCGGTGTACCGCGAAACGGTTGAGCAGGGCGCAATGCTGATGCGTCTGGCGGAAAGCCACGTGCGTTTCGGCCATTTCGAACATTTCTACTATCGCCGCGAGCCGGAAAAGGTCCGCGAGCTGGCGGATTATGTGATTCGTCATCACTGGCCGCAGCTTGAGAGCGAAGCCGAAAAATACACGCTGTGGTTCCGTGACGTTGTCAGCCGAACCGCACGTCTGATTGCCCGCTGGCAAACCGTTGGCTTCTGCCACGGGGTGATGAACACCGACAATATGTCGATTCTGGGCTTGACCATGGACTACGGTCCGTACGGTTTCCTCGATGATTATCAGCCAGGCTTTATCTGCAATCACTCTGACCATCAGGGCCGCTATAGCTTTGATAATCAGCCTGCGGTAGGGCTGTGGAACCTGCAACGCCTGGCGCAGTCGTTTTCGCCGTTCATCAAGGTGGATGTGCTCAACGATGCGCTGGACGGTTATCAGGAAGCCCTGCTGGTGGAATACGGTCAGCGGATGCGCGGCAAGCTTGGTCTGTTTACGGAGCAGAAGGGCGACAACGAACTGCTGAACGGACTGTTCAGCCTGATGGAGCGGGAAGGCAGCGATTATACCCGCACCTTCCGGATGCTGAGCATAACGGAACAGCAGAGTGCCAGTTCACCGTTGCGCGATGAGTTTATCGACCGGGCGGCGTTTGATGCGTGGTTCAGCGACTATCGCGCGCGTTTGCAGCAGGACGAGGTGGATGACGCCACCCGCCAGCACAGCATGAAGCAGGTGAATCCGGCGGTGGTGTTGCGCAACTGGCTGGCACAGCGCGCCATCGAGCAGGCTGAACGCGGGGAATATGCCGAGTTTGAGCGTTTGCACGAGGCGTTACGTGACCCGTTTGCTGACCGGACTGATGACTATGCCAGCCGTCCGCCTGAGTGGGGCAAACGGCTGGAAGTGAGCTGTTCGAGCTGA
- a CDS encoding EAL domain-containing protein, with protein MIVTLDKAWKTELLFLPARNGGGQLVGLELIANFVGVDDAVRTPTTLVTSRLSDEQEVMLFREKLALLETCQIFFIQQQLIAWINITPAIAFALLTQKMLAEEAGRFSFLEFTVNENFPELNATDKNHLLVQLANLFPLALANFGAGDASTQAVFSGLFKRVTLDKNFIQQQALLLSFDPFMRAIIAQVQPCCTAIMAAGVDNLQILERLEPWGLSAYQGLLWPAVDSASLTRLMQQ; from the coding sequence ATGATAGTTACTCTTGATAAAGCCTGGAAAACCGAATTGTTATTCTTGCCTGCCAGAAATGGTGGGGGGCAACTTGTGGGATTAGAATTAATCGCGAACTTTGTCGGCGTGGATGATGCGGTCCGCACGCCAACCACGCTGGTGACATCTCGTCTGAGCGATGAACAGGAAGTGATGCTGTTTCGTGAAAAACTCGCGTTACTCGAAACCTGCCAAATCTTTTTTATTCAGCAGCAATTAATTGCGTGGATTAATATAACGCCAGCAATTGCCTTTGCGTTGTTAACACAAAAAATGTTAGCGGAAGAGGCCGGGCGATTTTCCTTTCTGGAGTTTACGGTCAATGAAAACTTCCCAGAATTGAATGCCACCGACAAAAATCATTTACTGGTACAACTGGCGAATCTTTTCCCACTGGCGCTGGCCAATTTTGGTGCCGGAGACGCATCGACTCAGGCTGTTTTCAGCGGCTTGTTCAAACGCGTTACGCTGGATAAAAACTTTATTCAGCAGCAGGCGTTATTATTATCGTTTGATCCCTTCATGCGGGCAATAATCGCCCAGGTTCAGCCCTGCTGCACCGCGATAATGGCGGCGGGCGTGGACAACCTCCAGATCCTTGAACGCCTGGAGCCCTGGGGCCTGAGCGCCTATCAGGGATTACTGTGGCCCGCCGTCGATAGCGCATCGCTTACCCGCCTGATGCAGCAATAA
- a CDS encoding glutathione peroxidase yields the protein MQHNILNTNVTTIDGENVNLEQFKGKVLLVVNVASQCGLTAQYEQLENIHEAWSKDGFAVLGFPCNQFLGQEPGSDEEIKTFCSTTYGVTFPMFSKIDVNGEQRHPLYQKLTDAAPVAVAPESSGFYERMASKGRAPKVEGDILWNFEKFLIGREGEVIQRFSPDMTPEDPIVMESIKLALAK from the coding sequence ATGCAACACAATATTCTCAACACAAATGTCACGACCATCGACGGTGAAAACGTCAATCTCGAACAGTTCAAAGGCAAAGTACTGCTGGTGGTGAATGTCGCCTCCCAGTGCGGGCTGACGGCACAGTACGAGCAGCTTGAAAACATTCATGAAGCCTGGAGCAAAGACGGTTTCGCCGTGCTGGGGTTCCCGTGCAACCAGTTCCTCGGCCAGGAACCGGGCAGCGACGAAGAAATTAAAACCTTCTGTAGCACCACCTACGGTGTGACGTTCCCAATGTTCAGCAAAATCGACGTCAACGGCGAACAGCGCCATCCGCTGTACCAGAAGCTGACGGATGCCGCCCCGGTCGCCGTGGCGCCAGAAAGCAGCGGTTTCTACGAGCGTATGGCCAGCAAAGGCCGCGCGCCGAAGGTGGAAGGCGATATTCTGTGGAATTTTGAAAAATTCCTGATTGGCCGTGAGGGCGAAGTCATTCAGCGCTTCTCCCCGGACATGACGCCGGAAGATCCGATCGTGATGGAATCCATCAAGCTGGCACTGGCGAAGTAA